Proteins encoded together in one Vicinamibacteria bacterium window:
- the mpl gene encoding UDP-N-acetylmuramate:L-alanyl-gamma-D-glutamyl-meso-diaminopimelate ligase: protein MIPDAGPGARLHLLGICGSAMASLAGLLQSQGYRVTGSDQDVYPPMSDVLAKLGIEVRSPYRPENLPDDLSLVVVGNALSRGNPELESVLERGLPYVSMPEVLKEVFLRTRKPIVVAGTHGKTTTSSLIAWILESSGRAPGFLVGGIPLNFDTSFRAGAGEDFVVEGDEYDTAYFDKGPKFLHYLPRVAVLSNVEFDHADIYRDLADVERAFRLFVNLVPGNGLLVLGRESELAAAIGRRAPCAVETFAVRGDADWVGQLEGSDEDGSYLLVNHRGKRFLEAYAPMWGNASLRNALASVAVSHFVGCTAQEIATALSRFRGVRRRLELRGRARGVTVIDDFAHHPTAIFETLAAARARWPHHRLWGVFEPRSFTARSRVFQRELAEALSGADEVILAEVLRTSRLSPEEELSEERLVEDLNQSGTTAVFLPRVDDIVEHLVREAREGDVVMVMSNGSFGGLHGKLLAALAP, encoded by the coding sequence CTGATTCCCGACGCCGGGCCGGGCGCGCGGCTCCATCTGCTCGGAATCTGCGGGTCGGCCATGGCATCTCTTGCCGGGCTCCTTCAGAGTCAGGGCTACCGTGTCACCGGCTCCGATCAGGACGTCTACCCTCCCATGTCGGATGTCCTTGCCAAGCTCGGGATCGAGGTTCGGTCCCCCTACCGCCCGGAGAACCTACCCGACGACCTATCGCTCGTGGTCGTCGGCAACGCGCTTTCACGGGGCAACCCCGAGCTCGAGAGCGTGCTCGAGCGCGGCCTTCCTTACGTTTCCATGCCCGAGGTGCTGAAGGAAGTGTTCCTGCGGACTCGCAAGCCGATCGTCGTTGCCGGGACCCACGGCAAGACGACCACGAGCTCGCTCATCGCCTGGATTCTCGAGAGCTCTGGCCGCGCGCCTGGCTTTCTCGTCGGAGGCATTCCACTCAACTTCGATACCAGCTTCCGGGCCGGTGCCGGTGAAGACTTCGTCGTCGAGGGAGACGAGTACGACACCGCCTATTTCGACAAAGGGCCTAAATTCCTTCATTACCTGCCCCGGGTGGCCGTGCTCTCCAACGTGGAGTTCGACCACGCGGACATCTATCGCGATCTGGCGGACGTGGAGCGGGCCTTTCGCCTGTTCGTAAACCTCGTGCCGGGCAACGGTCTGCTCGTGCTCGGCCGGGAGAGCGAGCTCGCGGCAGCGATAGGTCGGCGAGCCCCGTGCGCCGTAGAGACTTTCGCAGTGAGGGGAGATGCGGATTGGGTTGGCCAACTCGAGGGCTCGGACGAGGACGGGAGCTACTTGCTCGTGAACCATCGGGGGAAGCGGTTTCTCGAAGCCTACGCCCCGATGTGGGGTAATGCGTCGCTGCGGAACGCTCTCGCCTCGGTGGCTGTCTCTCATTTCGTGGGTTGCACCGCCCAGGAGATCGCAACTGCCCTATCACGGTTCCGAGGCGTTAGAAGGCGTCTGGAGCTGCGGGGGAGGGCTCGCGGAGTGACGGTGATCGACGATTTCGCCCATCACCCGACGGCGATTTTCGAGACTTTGGCAGCGGCACGCGCGCGCTGGCCCCATCACCGGCTTTGGGGCGTATTCGAGCCGCGCTCGTTCACCGCACGCAGCCGCGTCTTCCAGCGGGAGTTGGCCGAAGCCCTCTCGGGGGCCGACGAAGTGATCCTCGCCGAGGTCCTTCGAACCAGCCGGCTTTCGCCGGAAGAGGAGCTCTCGGAGGAGCGGCTCGTAGAGGACCTGAATCAGTCGGGAACCACCGCGGTCTTCCTCCCGCGCGTGGACGACATCGTGGAACACCTGGTGCGAGAGGCGCGCGAAGGGGACGTCGTGATGGTGATGTCCAATGGAAGCTTCGGTGGTCTCCACGGGAAGCTCCTGGCCGCGCTCGCCCCCTAG
- a CDS encoding LD-carboxypeptidase, producing MKPPAVRPRATVGIVATSSPVREEFVDRGVAELTRLGFRARLGSRLFERDRYTAGTGTDRLADWNELWRDPEVAAIFCARGGYGALQLLPALSVDEIRSHPKVVLGSSDVTALLAFLGGPASLVTFHGPMVAQQIARGDYDRESLTALLGSSEPFGRMRADTLEMLHRGACEGRLAGGCLSLVTSMVGTPYLRDFEDVLLFLEDADVKPYQIDRMLTQLRLSGLLDRVRGIVFGQMPGCQQHPQQGYTLQEMLRDWTAPLRVPVAYGFPSGHTLTPAMTLPLGVRARLDKEGLAILEGAVR from the coding sequence TTGAAGCCACCTGCGGTTCGACCCCGGGCCACGGTCGGGATCGTGGCCACGTCGAGTCCGGTCCGCGAGGAATTCGTCGATCGCGGCGTGGCCGAGCTGACTCGACTCGGGTTTCGAGCCCGGCTCGGATCTCGACTCTTCGAGCGAGACCGTTACACGGCGGGGACGGGCACCGACCGGCTCGCCGATTGGAACGAGCTTTGGCGCGATCCCGAAGTGGCCGCCATTTTCTGCGCGCGGGGAGGCTACGGCGCTCTCCAACTCCTGCCGGCGCTGTCGGTCGACGAAATCAGGTCACATCCCAAAGTCGTCCTCGGGTCGAGTGATGTAACGGCTCTTCTCGCCTTTCTCGGCGGGCCGGCCTCTCTGGTCACCTTTCACGGGCCCATGGTTGCCCAGCAAATCGCCCGCGGAGACTACGATCGAGAGAGTCTCACTGCTCTTCTGGGCTCGAGCGAGCCGTTCGGACGGATGCGCGCCGACACTCTCGAGATGCTCCACCGAGGAGCCTGCGAGGGCAGGCTCGCGGGCGGCTGCCTTTCGCTCGTGACGTCGATGGTGGGAACTCCGTATCTCCGCGATTTCGAGGACGTCCTGCTCTTTCTCGAGGATGCCGACGTGAAACCCTATCAGATCGACCGCATGCTGACACAGCTTCGGCTCTCGGGGCTTCTCGATCGAGTCCGAGGCATCGTCTTCGGACAAATGCCCGGTTGCCAACAGCATCCCCAGCAGGGGTATACCCTCCAGGAGATGCTTCGCGATTGGACCGCCCCCTTGCGGGTTCCCGTGGCCTACGGGTTTCCCTCGGGCCACACGCTAACTCCGGCCATGACACTCCCTCTGGGGGTGAGAGCGCGTCTCGATAAAGAGGGCCTCGCCATACTGGAAGGAGCGGTCCGCTGA
- a CDS encoding GatB/YqeY domain-containing protein, whose protein sequence is MKESSLGERVQKDMVAAMKARDNFKVGVLRLVKAALQNKQIELRGKLSTEQENQVLVTLVKQRNEAIEVYERAGRFELVDKETAERELITAYLPERVSDEEVARVVDAVISELEASTAKDIGAVMKETLARLKSTGKTVDGKSVNAVVRAKLS, encoded by the coding sequence ATGAAAGAGTCGAGCCTGGGCGAGCGGGTCCAGAAGGACATGGTTGCAGCTATGAAAGCGCGGGACAATTTCAAGGTGGGGGTCCTCCGTCTCGTTAAAGCTGCCCTGCAGAACAAGCAGATCGAGCTTCGGGGAAAGCTCAGCACCGAGCAGGAGAATCAGGTATTGGTGACGCTCGTCAAGCAACGCAACGAAGCCATCGAAGTGTACGAGAGAGCGGGCCGCTTCGAGCTCGTCGACAAGGAAACCGCCGAGCGAGAGCTCATCACCGCCTATCTGCCCGAACGGGTCTCGGACGAGGAAGTTGCGAGGGTCGTCGATGCCGTGATCTCCGAGCTCGAGGCGTCCACGGCCAAGGACATCGGCGCGGTCATGAAGGAAACGCTCGCACGTCTGAAGTCGACGGGAAAGACGGTCGACGGAAAGTCGGTCAACGCCGTCGTGCGTGCAAAGCTCTCGTGA